A window of Costertonia aggregata contains these coding sequences:
- a CDS encoding proline dehydrogenase family protein, which yields MNRIFEDTATAFALKTDAELERAYFLFKMIANEPLVRIGTAMTNFAIKAHLPVEGLIRATVFDHFCGGVNEEDCLPVVDKMWEKGVCSVLDYSVEGKDEEDPLDNALEMILKVLDFVKEKDAIPFAVFKPTGFGRFALFEKLSSGLQLTEKEAQEWNRVVARFDKVCKKAYDLDVALLIDAEESWMQDAADALVEDMMRKYNTKKAIVFNTLQMYRWDRADYLKNLQKKALEDGFKIGVKVVRGAYMEKENDRALDKGYPTPICESKKATDDNFDDIVAYILDNLDTISIFAGTHNEESSYKLMQLMQEKEIDNDDERVWFGQLYGMSDHISFNLADKGYNVAKYLPFGPVRDVMPYLIRRAEENTSVAGQTSRELSLLKAERKRRKI from the coding sequence ATGAATAGAATTTTTGAAGATACCGCAACCGCCTTTGCATTAAAAACCGATGCAGAACTGGAGCGTGCCTATTTTTTGTTCAAAATGATAGCCAACGAGCCTCTGGTAAGAATAGGTACGGCAATGACCAATTTTGCCATAAAGGCCCATTTGCCGGTCGAGGGTCTGATAAGGGCCACGGTTTTCGACCATTTTTGTGGCGGTGTGAACGAGGAAGATTGTTTGCCCGTTGTGGACAAAATGTGGGAGAAGGGTGTTTGCTCGGTTTTAGATTACTCGGTAGAAGGAAAAGATGAAGAAGACCCGTTGGACAATGCTTTGGAGATGATACTAAAGGTCTTGGATTTTGTAAAGGAGAAGGATGCCATACCTTTTGCGGTTTTTAAACCTACCGGGTTCGGCAGGTTTGCCCTTTTCGAAAAATTGAGTTCCGGACTACAGCTTACCGAAAAGGAAGCCCAGGAGTGGAATAGGGTAGTGGCACGTTTTGACAAGGTATGTAAAAAAGCCTATGATTTGGATGTGGCCTTGTTGATAGATGCCGAAGAAAGCTGGATGCAAGATGCTGCCGATGCATTGGTAGAGGATATGATGCGAAAATATAATACGAAAAAGGCCATAGTGTTCAATACTTTGCAAATGTACCGTTGGGATAGGGCAGATTATCTGAAAAATCTTCAAAAAAAAGCACTGGAAGACGGCTTTAAGATAGGTGTAAAAGTGGTTCGAGGCGCATATATGGAGAAAGAAAACGACAGAGCTCTTGATAAAGGTTACCCCACGCCCATTTGCGAATCCAAAAAAGCCACGGATGATAATTTTGATGATATTGTAGCCTATATCTTGGATAATCTCGATACGATTTCAATTTTTGCTGGGACGCATAATGAGGAAAGTAGCTATAAGTTGATGCAGTTAATGCAGGAAAAAGAGATAGATAATGATGATGAACGTGTTTGGTTCGGACAGTTATACGGAATGAGCGACCACATATCATTCAACTTGGCGGATAAGGGTTATAATGTGGCCAAATATCTACCCTTCGGGCCCGTGCGTGATGTAATGCCCTATCTCATCAGAAGAGCGGAAGAAAACACCTCGGTTGCGGGACAGACCAGTAGGGAGCTTTCTTTGTTAAAAGCGGAGCGCAAAAGAAGAAAAATATAG
- a CDS encoding DUF4258 domain-containing protein — MAFLKRLGFYLFGLSIGIVFLTMFLKKKSDETGVSFCYLPNCRTLKDIRSKPMSYSPEVSRKLVDKTLDTLDIATILTDGDIDFGNSDTKSVPCKTYKIEGIINKKETIITVRNCPDKALVQGIVF; from the coding sequence ATGGCATTTTTAAAGCGTTTGGGGTTTTATTTATTCGGGCTATCCATTGGGATAGTTTTCTTGACCATGTTCCTAAAAAAAAAATCGGACGAAACCGGGGTGTCATTTTGTTATTTACCTAATTGTAGGACTTTAAAGGATATTCGCTCCAAGCCCATGTCCTATTCGCCCGAAGTTTCCCGAAAGTTGGTGGACAAAACCCTTGACACCTTGGATATTGCCACAATACTTACCGATGGTGATATAGACTTTGGTAATAGCGATACAAAATCGGTTCCCTGTAAAACCTATAAAATCGAGGGAATCATCAATAAAAAAGAAACCATCATCACTGTAAGGAACTGTCCTGACAAAGCGCTTGTACAAGGTATTGTTTTTTAA
- a CDS encoding alanine dehydrogenase: MDQPSSPFSKQQLLPQEETLEVLRQKGELYIGLPKENQYQEKRICLTPDAVNAIVSNGHRVLIESGAGEGSHFTDLDYTNAGAEITKDTQKVFSCPLVLKVEPPSLKEIEMLNPQATIISALQIKTKSKKFFEELAKKRITAVAFEYIQDDDGKYPAVRSLSEIAGISSVLVASELMAATNKGNGLMFGNISGVPPVEVVIIGAGTVGEFAARSAIGLGANVKVFDNSITKLRNIQTNLKQTVYTSTIQPKNLIKALKRCDVAIGATRGKDRSPVVVSRTMVEHMKKGAVIIDVSIDTGGCFETSEVTTHDKPTFEKYGVIHYGVPNIPSRYPKTSSVSISNIFTPYLLKIGEDGGLENSLRFDKGLRNGLYLYHGILTNKSVGEWFDLQYSDINFLIF, from the coding sequence ATGGATCAACCTTCATCACCTTTTAGTAAACAACAATTGCTTCCGCAAGAGGAAACTTTAGAGGTTTTACGTCAAAAAGGAGAATTATATATTGGCCTGCCCAAAGAGAACCAATATCAGGAAAAACGTATTTGCTTGACACCGGACGCCGTAAACGCCATTGTCTCCAATGGCCATAGGGTACTCATAGAATCCGGTGCTGGCGAGGGTTCCCATTTTACCGATTTGGACTACACCAATGCAGGTGCGGAAATCACGAAAGATACCCAAAAAGTATTTTCCTGTCCCCTGGTTCTTAAAGTTGAACCACCCTCTTTGAAGGAAATTGAAATGTTGAATCCACAGGCTACTATCATCTCAGCGCTGCAAATCAAAACAAAATCGAAAAAATTCTTTGAAGAACTAGCGAAAAAAAGAATAACGGCCGTTGCCTTTGAGTATATACAAGATGATGACGGCAAGTATCCTGCGGTGCGTTCCCTTAGTGAAATTGCAGGTATTTCGTCGGTTTTGGTAGCTTCGGAACTTATGGCCGCCACGAATAAGGGTAACGGACTCATGTTCGGGAACATCAGTGGGGTGCCCCCTGTTGAAGTTGTGATAATAGGTGCGGGTACCGTAGGGGAATTTGCTGCTCGTTCCGCTATTGGCCTTGGTGCCAACGTAAAGGTATTTGACAATTCGATCACCAAACTTCGAAACATACAGACCAACCTAAAACAAACGGTTTACACCTCTACCATACAGCCAAAAAATTTGATAAAGGCCTTAAAGCGTTGTGATGTTGCCATCGGGGCCACACGCGGAAAGGACAGATCGCCCGTAGTCGTCTCACGCACTATGGTGGAACATATGAAAAAAGGAGCGGTGATTATTGACGTGAGCATAGATACAGGTGGTTGTTTCGAAACGAGCGAGGTGACCACGCACGATAAGCCAACTTTTGAGAAATACGGTGTAATTCACTACGGGGTGCCCAATATACCTTCTCGTTACCCCAAAACGTCTTCAGTATCCATAAGCAATATATTTACACCATATTTATTGAAAATAGGAGAAGATGGCGGATTGGAAAATTCGCTTCGATTTGATAAAGGCTTGCGTAACGGTCTGTATCTATACCACGGTATTCTTACCAATAAGTCCGTTGGGGAATGGTTTGACCTACAGTACAGCGATATTAATTTCTTGATTTTTTAA
- the tsaE gene encoding tRNA (adenosine(37)-N6)-threonylcarbamoyltransferase complex ATPase subunit type 1 TsaE, protein MHDNLKSHQLQIIYTEKELPILAKEIIAQTTSKIICLYGEMGAGKTTLVKHLLKELGGGDMGNSPTFGIVNEYYAIDGEVLAYHFDFYRLNHETEALDIGFEDYISSNAWIFIEWPEKISSFLPKEATELRIGILDETRRKITLLNK, encoded by the coding sequence ATGCACGATAATTTAAAGTCACATCAATTGCAAATAATTTATACCGAAAAAGAACTGCCCATACTGGCCAAAGAAATAATCGCCCAAACAACCTCAAAGATTATTTGCCTATACGGCGAAATGGGAGCGGGCAAAACGACTCTTGTAAAACACCTCTTAAAAGAACTTGGGGGCGGTGATATGGGCAACAGCCCAACATTTGGTATTGTAAATGAATATTATGCCATTGATGGCGAAGTATTGGCCTACCATTTTGATTTTTATAGATTGAATCACGAAACGGAAGCCTTGGATATAGGTTTTGAAGATTATATAAGCTCAAATGCTTGGATATTTATTGAATGGCCCGAAAAAATTTCCTCGTTCTTGCCCAAAGAAGCTACTGAGCTACGTATTGGGATTTTGGATGAGACCCGTAGAAAAATAACACTGCTCAACAAATAA
- the aroB gene encoding 3-dehydroquinate synthase yields MQSILTSSYAVHFNHEAYKTLNKHLSRSNYSKIFVLVDENTHEHCLPIFMAQIDGEYDFEIIEIEAGEINKNIHTCTQVWEVLSELNADRKSVLVNLGGGVITDLGGFVASTFKRGIDFINVPTTLLSMVDASIGGKTGVDLGALKNQIGVINQPEMVLVITDFLKTLHERQLQSGYAEMLKHGLIQDIKYWNRLNTIRNFDKLDQEIYDSIVIKNKVVLEDPTEQNLRKILNYGHTLGHAIESYFLDSEDDELLLHGEAIAIGMVLETYLSHKLMGLSLNDMHAIKTAFVKRYGKKDISKNDIDNILPLLKFDKKNSHGEVNFVLLKTIGMPVIDVTVPSDLLKEAFAYYAE; encoded by the coding sequence ATGCAATCCATACTTACTTCATCATACGCAGTACATTTTAACCACGAGGCCTATAAAACTTTGAATAAGCACCTATCTAGGTCTAATTATTCAAAAATCTTCGTTTTGGTCGATGAGAATACCCATGAACATTGTTTGCCCATATTTATGGCTCAAATAGATGGGGAATACGATTTTGAAATTATTGAAATCGAAGCGGGCGAAATAAACAAAAATATTCACACCTGTACCCAGGTTTGGGAAGTATTGTCCGAACTTAATGCGGATAGAAAAAGTGTACTGGTAAACCTCGGAGGCGGGGTAATAACCGATTTGGGAGGTTTTGTGGCATCTACCTTTAAGAGGGGAATAGATTTTATAAACGTACCCACTACCCTCTTGTCTATGGTAGACGCATCAATAGGTGGAAAAACCGGAGTGGACCTAGGAGCCTTAAAAAACCAAATCGGGGTCATAAACCAGCCCGAAATGGTCTTGGTAATCACCGATTTTTTAAAAACACTTCATGAACGGCAATTACAAAGTGGATATGCCGAAATGTTAAAACATGGCCTTATACAAGACATAAAATATTGGAATAGACTAAATACTATCCGTAATTTCGACAAACTAGATCAAGAGATTTATGATTCCATAGTCATTAAAAACAAAGTGGTGCTGGAAGACCCTACGGAACAAAACTTGCGTAAAATCTTGAATTATGGCCATACTTTGGGCCATGCCATAGAATCTTATTTTTTGGATAGTGAAGACGACGAACTCTTGCTACATGGGGAAGCAATTGCCATTGGTATGGTTTTGGAAACATATCTATCACATAAACTCATGGGATTGTCGCTAAATGATATGCATGCCATCAAAACCGCTTTTGTAAAAAGATACGGTAAGAAAGACATATCAAAAAATGATATTGATAATATACTGCCACTATTGAAGTTTGATAAAAAAAACTCGCACGGCGAAGTAAATTTTGTACTGTTGAAGACTATTGGCATGCCCGTTATAGATGTTACCGTACCTTCGGATTTACTAAAAGAAGCTTTTGCATACTACGCTGAATAA
- the porX gene encoding T9SS response regulator signal transducer PorX produces MKKITILWVDDEIDLLKPHIIFLEKKGYQVITCKSGQEALDEIPETQFDIVFLDENMPGISGLETLSEIKVLDATLPVVMITKSEEEYIMEEAIGSKIADYLIKPVNPNQILLSLKKNLDNSRLVSEKTTANYQQEFRKIAMDLSIVNSYQEWAELYKKLIYWELRLEEIEDSGMFEILESQKTEANNHFGKFVDKNYVDWFTNGDGPVMSHTLFRELVQPELKDSKTLLVVIDNLRYDQWFAFEDTLNSFYKKRKEQTYFSILPTATQYARNAIFSGLTPLDMEKKHPDWWKNDTDEGGKNLHEADFLGAQLKRLGLNIKWDYHKISSLRQGKHLSQNFKSHKDSDLTVIVYNFVDMLSHAKTEMDVIKELASDDKAYRSLTQSWFKNSPLLEIIQQAQNMGHKLIITTDHGTINVKQPSKVIGDKETSLNLRYKTGRSLTYNEKEVLAAKDPNQIFLPNINLSSSFIFAKNDLFFAYPNNYNHYVSYYRNTYQHGGVSLEEMIIPFIVLDAR; encoded by the coding sequence ATGAAAAAAATAACGATACTTTGGGTAGACGACGAAATTGACCTGCTCAAACCACATATCATTTTTTTGGAAAAAAAGGGATACCAAGTAATCACCTGTAAAAGCGGACAAGAAGCCTTGGACGAAATTCCCGAAACGCAATTTGATATTGTTTTCCTAGACGAAAACATGCCAGGCATTTCGGGGCTCGAAACCCTGAGCGAAATCAAGGTGTTGGATGCTACCCTGCCAGTGGTGATGATTACCAAAAGTGAAGAGGAATATATTATGGAGGAAGCCATTGGTTCCAAAATAGCCGATTACCTTATAAAACCCGTAAATCCCAATCAAATTCTATTGTCACTAAAAAAGAACTTGGATAATTCACGATTGGTATCCGAAAAAACCACGGCCAACTATCAACAGGAGTTTCGTAAGATAGCTATGGACTTATCTATAGTAAATTCGTATCAGGAATGGGCTGAACTGTATAAAAAACTGATTTATTGGGAACTGCGTTTGGAAGAGATAGAAGACTCAGGGATGTTTGAAATTTTGGAGTCTCAAAAGACCGAGGCCAACAACCATTTTGGGAAATTCGTTGATAAAAACTATGTGGATTGGTTTACGAACGGTGACGGCCCGGTAATGTCCCACACGCTTTTTCGGGAATTGGTTCAACCCGAACTAAAGGATTCCAAAACCTTACTCGTGGTCATAGATAATCTGCGCTATGACCAATGGTTTGCCTTTGAGGATACCCTGAATTCATTTTACAAAAAACGAAAGGAACAAACCTATTTCAGCATTTTGCCCACGGCTACGCAATATGCCCGTAATGCCATATTTTCTGGACTCACCCCATTGGATATGGAAAAAAAGCACCCCGATTGGTGGAAGAACGACACCGATGAGGGCGGAAAAAACTTGCACGAGGCCGATTTTTTGGGCGCACAATTAAAGCGATTGGGACTCAATATAAAATGGGACTATCACAAAATAAGCAGCCTTCGCCAAGGCAAACATTTATCACAGAATTTTAAATCGCATAAGGATAGCGACCTTACGGTAATCGTTTACAATTTTGTTGACATGCTGTCACATGCCAAGACCGAAATGGATGTGATCAAAGAATTAGCGTCCGATGATAAGGCCTACCGCTCGTTAACACAAAGTTGGTTCAAAAACTCCCCTTTGCTCGAAATCATTCAACAAGCACAAAACATGGGACACAAGTTGATCATCACCACAGATCATGGCACTATCAACGTTAAACAGCCTTCTAAAGTTATCGGCGATAAAGAAACAAGTTTAAACCTAAGGTATAAAACAGGGCGTAGCTTGACCTACAACGAAAAAGAAGTTTTGGCCGCAAAGGACCCGAACCAGATATTCCTGCCCAATATCAATTTGAGCAGTTCGTTTATTTTTGCAAAAAACGATCTGTTCTTTGCCTATCCCAACAATTACAATCATTATGTGAGCTATTATAGAAATACCTACCAGCATGGCGGGGTTTCGTTGGAAGAAATGATTATCCCCTTTATAGTGTTGGATGCACGATAA